A single genomic interval of Myxocyprinus asiaticus isolate MX2 ecotype Aquarium Trade chromosome 19, UBuf_Myxa_2, whole genome shotgun sequence harbors:
- the LOC127409750 gene encoding FAU ubiquitin-like and ribosomal protein S30, translating into MRTVLFSSRCGSTNIERLINMQLFVRAQNLHTLEVSGHETVHDIKTHVQSLEGLSVEDQVLLLSGAPLEDDVTLLNCGVSEHCTLEVAGRLLGGKVHGSLARAGKVRGQTPKVDKQEKKKKKTGRAKRRIQYNRRFVNVVPTFGKKKGPNANS; encoded by the exons ATGCGCACTGTCCTTTTCTCGTCCCGTTGTGGATCGACAAACATCGAAAGAC TGATCAATATGCAGCTGTTTGTGCGTGCTCAGAATCTGCACACCCTCGAGGTGTCCGGACACGAGACTGTCCATGACATCAAG ActcatgttcagtctctggagGGTCTGTCGGTGGAGGATCAGGTTCTTCTGCTGTCTGGAGCTCCACTGGAGGATGATGTCACACTGTTGAACTGTGGCGTCAGTGAACACTGCACACTGGAGGTCGCCGGCAGACTGTTGGGAG GTAAAGTCCACGGTTCTCTGGCTCGTGCCGGTAAAGTGAGAGGACAGACGCCCAAA GTTGATAAAcaggagaagaagaagaaaaaaaccggCCGTGCCAAGCGTCGCATCCAGTACAACAGACGCTTCGTCAATGTGGTGCCCACCTTCGGCAAGAAGAAGGGTCCCAACGCCAACTCTTAG
- the LOC127409735 gene encoding peptidyl-prolyl cis-trans isomerase FKBP3-like yields MASEPAREWSDEQLKNEDLPKKELIKFIQDNAAHSFLAEHKLLGNIKNVAKTVKKEQLIDAYNQLFESKRFKGTEVDVVTQEMKTVKIDDTHKEIKTETVDEGPPKYTKSILKKGDKTNFPKKGDTVSCWYTGTLEDGTVFDTNIPASAKKKKQSKPLSFKVGLGRVIRGWDEGLMMMSKGETARLEIESEWAYGKKGLPDSKIPPNAKLIFEVELVSID; encoded by the exons ATGGCGTCTGAGCCTGCGCGCGAGTGGAGTGACGAGCAgttaaaaaatgaagatttgccCAAAAAAGAGCTTATTAAATTCATTCAGGACAATGCAGCACACTCG TTTCTAGCTGAACACAAACTTTTGGGAAACATCAAGAATGTGGCAAAGACGGTCAAAAAAGAGCAACTTATTGACGCCTATAACCAGCTGTTTGAGAGCAAG aggtTTAAAGGCACAGAAGTTGATGTTGTAACACAAGAGATGAAAACTGTTAAAATCGACGACACTCACAAAGAAATCAAGACAGAGACAGTTGATGAG GGTCCTCCGAAGTACACAAAGTCAATCCTGAAGAAGGGCGACAAGACGAACTTTCCCAAGAAAGGCGACACAGTGAGCTGCTGGTACACGGGAACACTTGAGGACGGGACTGTGTTTGACACCAACATACCTGCAT cTGCAAAAAAGAAGAAACAGTCGAAGCCGCTGAGCTTCAAGGTTGGATTGGGAAGAGTGATCAGAGGG TGGGATGAAGGTCTCATGATGATGAGTAAAGGTGAAACCGCTCGGCTGGAGATCGAATCAGAATGGGCGTACGGCAAAAAAGGGCTTCCTGACTCAAA AATTCCACCAAATGCAAAGCTGATCTTTGAAGTTGAATTGGTGTCTATTGATTAA